The region TTCGGCGCCGAAGCGCGCCTTGAGCGCGTCGAGGAGCGCGGCGGGAACGTCGCGCTGGTGGATTTCGGGGACGAGATGGGAGGCGGCGGTGGGCGCGTTCATGCTGGCGTGTCTCCAGGGGGCTTCGCGCCAGTGTAAGCCCGCCACCCGCGGCCCGCGAACCGCAATCTTTTGGCCTATCGGCCGAAGGCGCCTTCGAATTCGGCGCGGCTGATCACGCCGTCCTTGTTGAGGTCCATGTCTTCGAACGGCCGCGGCACGATCGCGAGGCGCTGCACTTCCTGCCGGGTGAGCTCGCCATTGGCGTCGCCATCCGCGAGGTCGAAAGCCTGGCGGATCTGCGCGGCATTCCAGCGGTTGGGCGGCAGCGGCTGCGTGGCAGGTGCGACGGGAACGATCGGCAGGGACGCGGTCGGCGCAGGCGCGGCCGTCTGCGCATTCACCGGACCTTGCAGCGAGGCGAGCCCGAGCAGGGCGCAGGCCGCGAGCTCAGCGCAGCGCATCTTCGTATTCCGAACGGGTCAGCACGCCGTCGTGGTTGGCATCCATGTCCTCGAAGCTGAACGGGGCGATGGTGAGGCGCTGCGCTTCGGCGCGCGTCAGCTCGCCATCGCGATTGCCGTCCGCCGCGATGAAGGAGCCGGCGACCTGCACCGGCGTGTACGAGCCCGGGAGCATCAACACGGGGCGCGAGCCGCCTCCCGCGCCCATGACGTTGGTCTGCTGCACGCCCGGGTCGACCACCGGGCTGCCCGCCGGCACGCCGGGGTTGGAGACATTGTTGGGAATGGCCGTGCGTGCCGCGAGCGAAGGACCGGGCACGGGGGGCGCGGAGCCGATGGCTCGCTGGGTCTGCGCGTGGCCCGCATTCGCCGCGAGCAGGGCGGCCAGGCAGGCGAGGCGGAGGGCCGCGCGCGAAACGGATAAGGATGTCATGGCAAATCTCCCTGTGGGCGCGAACCGCCCCATTGCACCCATGGTGCATCCGCCCGCACGACCGGGCGCTCGGCGAACGCCGAAACATGCGTAGGACGACAGCGCGCACGGCTGACGCACAATCGCAGGCACAGCCATCCGGCAGACTCAGCGGGAACCACCATGGGCAAGCGCCTCACGCAGATCGCCACACGCACCGGCGACAACGGCACCACCGGCCTCGGCGACAACACGCGCGTGTCCAAGGACAGCCTGCGCGTGCACGCGATGGGCGACGTGGACGAACTCAACTCGCATATCGGCGTGCTGCTGTGCGAGGAAATGGAGCCGGGCGTGCGCGAGTTGCTCGTCGAGGTCCAGCACCAGCTCTTCAACCTCGGCGGGGAGCTCTCGATCCCCGGGTTCGAACTGCTCAAGCCCGAAGCGTTGCTGGCGCTGGACAACGCGCTGGCCGACTACAACGCCCGCCTGCCGAAGCTGGAGGAATTCATCCTGCCCGCGGGCAACCGGGCCGCATCGCAGGCCCATGTGTGCCGCACCGTGGCACGACGTGCCGAACGTGCGGTGGTCGCGCTGGGTGCGGTGGAGAACGTGCGCGAAACGCCGCGCCAGTACCTGAACCGGTTGAGCGACCTGCTGTTCGTGCTCGCGCGCGTGCTCAACCGGATGAACGGCGGCGACGACGTGTACTGGAAGAGCGAGCGTCTCGCCCGCGGAAGCGAATAGCCCTCAGCGCTTCAGCACGGCGAGCGTGAGGCGGGACACGCAGGTGGCTTCGCCCTTGTCGTTGTGCATGTCGATCTGCCACACCTGCGTGGAGCGGCCGATGTGGATCGGCCGGGTGATGCCCGTCACCCAGCCTTGCGTCGCGCTTCGCAGGTGATTGGCGTTGATGTCCAGGCCCACGACGTATTGGTCTTCAGGGCAGGAGTACATCCCGCCGCACGAGCCCAGCGTTTCCGCGAGCACGACCGACACGCCGCCGTGCAGCAACCCGTAGGGCTGGCGCGTGCGCTTGTCGACCGGCACGCGCGCACGGATGAAGTCGTCGCCCACCTCCAGGAATTCGATGCCGAGGTGCTCGGGCGAGGTGTCCTTGTGGGCCGCGGTGAGCAGCTCCACGGAGATGGGCTTTTTCCAGATGGGCATCGGAAGATTCTAGGCGGCCCGGCGCGGCTGGGCTGCAGCCTCCGATGTCGCATCGCCGCCGCGATTGAGCAGCGCGTACAGCAGGATGGCGCCGAAGGTCGCGGTGCCGATGCCGCCCAACGCGAACCCGCCGAACTTCAGCGTAAAGTCTCCCGTGCCGAGGACGAGGGTGATCGCCGCGACGATGAGGTTGCGGTTCTGCGAGAAGTCCACGCGGTTGTCCACCCAGATCTTCGCGCCGGCCGCAGCGATCAGGCCGAAGACGACGATCGACACGCCGCCCATGACCGGCAGCGGGATCGCCTGGATCACGGCGCCGAATTTCGGCGAGAAGCCCAGCACGATGGCGAACGCGGCTGCGAACACGAAGGCCGCCGTCGAATAGATCTTGGTGGC is a window of Caenimonas aquaedulcis DNA encoding:
- a CDS encoding cob(I)yrinic acid a,c-diamide adenosyltransferase, which translates into the protein MGKRLTQIATRTGDNGTTGLGDNTRVSKDSLRVHAMGDVDELNSHIGVLLCEEMEPGVRELLVEVQHQLFNLGGELSIPGFELLKPEALLALDNALADYNARLPKLEEFILPAGNRAASQAHVCRTVARRAERAVVALGAVENVRETPRQYLNRLSDLLFVLARVLNRMNGGDDVYWKSERLARGSE
- a CDS encoding EF-hand domain-containing protein; the protein is MTSLSVSRAALRLACLAALLAANAGHAQTQRAIGSAPPVPGPSLAARTAIPNNVSNPGVPAGSPVVDPGVQQTNVMGAGGGSRPVLMLPGSYTPVQVAGSFIAADGNRDGELTRAEAQRLTIAPFSFEDMDANHDGVLTRSEYEDALR
- a CDS encoding hotdog fold thioesterase translates to MPIWKKPISVELLTAAHKDTSPEHLGIEFLEVGDDFIRARVPVDKRTRQPYGLLHGGVSVVLAETLGSCGGMYSCPEDQYVVGLDINANHLRSATQGWVTGITRPIHIGRSTQVWQIDMHNDKGEATCVSRLTLAVLKR
- a CDS encoding EF-hand domain-containing protein translates to MRCAELAACALLGLASLQGPVNAQTAAPAPTASLPIVPVAPATQPLPPNRWNAAQIRQAFDLADGDANGELTRQEVQRLAIVPRPFEDMDLNKDGVISRAEFEGAFGR